The Buchnera aphidicola (Brachycaudus cardui) genomic sequence TTATAAAATATCCACATCATGAAGGACGTTTATCTTTTTTAATTACTTCTGATGAAGAGTCTAGTGCTATTGATGGAACTATTAAAGTAGTAAAATATTTAATTTCTAAAAATGATATAATTGATTATTGTTTAATAGGAGAGCCATCTAGTGATAACATTGTTGGTGATGTCATAAAGAATGGTCGACGTGGTTCACTCACAGCTAATCTTATTATTCATGGAATACAAGGTCATATTGCTTATCCTGAATTAGCTGATAATCCTATACATAAAGGATTACCTATTATTTTAAAAATATTATCTATAAAACTAGATAATGGTAATTCATTTTTCTCACCAAGCAGTATTAATATTGCAAATATTCATGCAGGAGATGGAACTAATAATATTATTCCAGGATCTTTATCAGTTCAATTTAATATTCGTTTTAGTACAGAAGTATCTGATCTAGATATTAAATCTAAAATTAAAAATATATTAGATGAAAATAATGTTAATTATTCAATAGAATGGTGTCTTTCAGGAAAACCATTTATTACTAAAAAAGGTGTACTATTAGATACTACTATAGCATCTATTATGAATTTTAACAAAATAAAACCAGTTTTATCTACTTCTGGTGGTACTTCTGATGGTCGATTTGTTTCATTGATGGGTTCTGAAATAGTAGAATTAGGATTGACTAATCATACCATTCATAAGGTAAATGAATGTGTTAAGATATCTGATTTACAAATTTTAAGTTTAATTTATGAAGACATAATAAAAAAGTTGCTAACTTAATTAATTCTATAAAAAATATTTTTTGAATAAAACTATTATGTTAAAATCGTGATTGTTAAGGATGCAGAATATCATAAGGATAATCTGCACCAACTACTATTAATATTATTTTTGAAAAAATTTTTTATAAAGGAGGAAATATATTATAACTTTTTTTGTTTAAATCTTCTTTTTCATAAGGGATGTTATATTCTTTATCTTGATTAGGGCTAGTTATTCCTTTCGGGATAGTTAAATTTTTTAATTGATGTTGTTTTTTTGTATCAAATAAAATATTATCATTTTTAAAATCTTTTAACGCACAAGATGTTATTAAAAATAAGTTAATAATTTGAAATATTATTGTAAGTTTTAAATATTTTTTTATATTATTCATAACCTTTGAAGATTTGCGTATTGAAAAGCTGTTTTAAGTTTTAAGCGTGTTGTTTTTAAAATCGGAGTTAATGGTAAACGCAGTGTATCATTTTTTATTAATCCAATTTCTTTAGCTAACCATTTTACTGGAATAGGATTAGGTTCTATAAATAATGCCTCATGTAGTAGTGTTAAACGTTTATTTATAGATCTTGCATTAATAAAATCTCCTTTTAGTGCATATGAACAAATTTGCATCATTTCTCTTGCAGCAATATTAGCTGTAACTGATATTACACCTTGACCACCTAGTTGCATAAAATCTAAAGCAGTTGCATCATCTCCGCTAATTAATAAAAAATTATTTTTAACTAGCTCTTTTATTTTATTAATTCTTGATAAATCACCCGTAGCTTCTTTAATACCGATTATATTTTGAAAGTTGGATAGTTTTGCAACTGTTTCTGGAAGTAAATCACATCCAGTACGGCTAGGAACATTATATAGAATTTGTGGTAATTCAGTGTTTTCTGAAATAGCTTTAAAATGTTGATATAATCCTTCTTGAGTAGGTCTATTGTAGTATGGTGTTACGGTTAAACAGGCTGAAATACCAGATTTTTCAAATCTTTTTGTTAAAGATATAGCTTCTGTTGTAGCATTTGCTCCTGTTCCTGCAATAATCGGAATTCGTTGATCTGCTAATTCTAAAGTCATCATAACAACATTTATATGTTCTTCTTGACTTAGTGTCGCGGATTCTCCAGTAGTACCAATAGAAACAATAGCTTTAGTTTTATTAATAACATGATAATTTATTAGTTTTTTTAAACTAGAACGACAAATCTGACCTTTTTCATCCATAGGGGT encodes the following:
- the dapE gene encoding succinyl-diaminopimelate desuccinylase — its product is MICSITKLAQKLIRIPSISPRDLGCQDIIITRLRKIGFIVETININDTKNFWAVRGTGKTLTFLGHTDVVPPGENKNWHSDPFDPVIHNGFLFGRGASDMKGALAAMIIAVENFIIKYPHHEGRLSFLITSDEESSAIDGTIKVVKYLISKNDIIDYCLIGEPSSDNIVGDVIKNGRRGSLTANLIIHGIQGHIAYPELADNPIHKGLPIILKILSIKLDNGNSFFSPSSINIANIHAGDGTNNIIPGSLSVQFNIRFSTEVSDLDIKSKIKNILDENNVNYSIEWCLSGKPFITKKGVLLDTTIASIMNFNKIKPVLSTSGGTSDGRFVSLMGSEIVELGLTNHTIHKVNECVKISDLQILSLIYEDIIKKLLT
- a CDS encoding outer membrane protein assembly factor BamC produces the protein MNNIKKYLKLTIIFQIINLFLITSCALKDFKNDNILFDTKKQHQLKNLTIPKGITSPNQDKEYNIPYEKEDLNKKSYNIFPPL
- the dapA gene encoding 4-hydroxy-tetrahydrodipicolinate synthase is translated as MFTGSIVALITPMDEKGQICRSSLKKLINYHVINKTKAIVSIGTTGESATLSQEEHINVVMMTLELADQRIPIIAGTGANATTEAISLTKRFEKSGISACLTVTPYYNRPTQEGLYQHFKAISENTELPQILYNVPSRTGCDLLPETVAKLSNFQNIIGIKEATGDLSRINKIKELVKNNFLLISGDDATALDFMQLGGQGVISVTANIAAREMMQICSYALKGDFINARSINKRLTLLHEALFIEPNPIPVKWLAKEIGLIKNDTLRLPLTPILKTTRLKLKTAFQYANLQRL